From Syngnathus typhle isolate RoL2023-S1 ecotype Sweden linkage group LG5, RoL_Styp_1.0, whole genome shotgun sequence:
AAGTTTATTCTCTTGGATATACTCTGAGATTATTGCCCTTAGATTAGCACTGATCTGAGTGTCCTCCACCAGATGGTGCAGTGGGAAAATCCCATAGGAGATCACGTCTGGGTAATCATGGAGGCTGTTCATCCAGCTGTGGTAGGCCTCGGAGGGGTCCTGCTGGTAGAGGATGTCCGGAAAGTATTTCTCCCCGCCAGTGACCTCGATCTTATGAGTCATGAAGCCTTGATAGAAGCCCATGCTGATGTTGCCCTTCATGAGGCCGTCACATTTGTTGGAATAGGAAGCATTGGCAGGTAGGAATCCCAAGGCCATGCGGAGTTCGACATTTAGACAGTTTTTGATCTCCCTCTCGGTAAAGCCTTTTAGTGTGGCCAGGCAAGTCCGGAAGGCTGTGATTCGCCTCACTTTTCCACCAAGTTGAACCTTGGAAATGAAAGCCAACATTTAGTTGCTACGTGAAGAACGCAAAGAAACTGACTGGATGCGCTTATCTGCAACTGACCTGGTGAATATAATGTGTTCCATACGTGTCAATCAGCCGTCTGTACAGAGCTCTGCTGTGGCTTGTCTTTAGGTTCTGCGGGAGTCTGCTCACGTGCTTTGTGAACTCTGTGCTCAGCTGAGGGTGGTCAGCTAGTCTGTAGCTGAAATAAAAAGGGGAATAGGGAGTTAGTATTTCTGTGAATGGCAGTTTTAGTTCCCGTTGGTGGTCTGGTTCATGGTGAATGCTTCAAGTTCAAATGCAACTCCTACTGTCATTTAGTTAGCATTATTTGTCCTTGACAGAGATACATTATTTGTTGAGAAGAATTATCATTTGAACCAATTAAGTCAAATTGGGCAAATTCCCACGACACACCAGAGTATTATTATCTGCGGCACAGTGGTTGGAAATCTCTACAGTACGCCGATGCTACTATTCAATCCGTTTTGGTAAACACCTAACATTGATGCTTGGTTTTCCGTTAAATGGAAACGTTGGATCGGTTTTGTCACCGAAATCAGCACAGACTTTTGAGGAAGCATTGAATTATTTCACGCTTTGTGTGTCAGTTCTTTTACCTGTAGTAAGTACAACTGATTTCATGGATGGCGAAAGTGGCCTTGTCCACGCTGTGCTGCGATTGAGCAAACTTGGCCAAGTCCGAGCGGCTCCCTCCGAGCGCTACCTTGCCATATGGATCGAGGCTCAAACCCACACTCCAGTTGTTGTTCACCAGCGAGTTGGAGCTGCGCAGCAGAGATTCCACAGAGTGGTGAAGGGCACTAGATAGATGCTTGCTGCAACGACTGAAGGGACGCCAGTCAAGCACAGCAGCTGGGAGTCTCTGAATCTGAGGATGGGATGGACAGGACAGTATGGAGCAAGGCACTTCATGTTGAGCACAGAATCATCAGTAATCACCTCTCCTCCGTGGAAGCGGTTTGGACacagtgtgcatgtgtggttGTCAGCCAGATGACCTTTGACGTTAATGACATACGCTCCCGTCCGGCGCAAGCGGACCACATCGAAACCCTCCCCAGCCAGGTTATAGCCGGGCACGAAGGGGGCTTTCTCGCACTCCGTCGCCGAGCCGAACCGACATGCCCGGACCCTGCCGACCTCCAGGATGAGTGGCAATGCCAACACCAATGAGACAAATCGACTTCTTTGGAATCCTGGCATGGTTACCTAGAATTGATATTCAGTGAAGCCTCTCTGTATTCATACATTTTAGCTTTTAATTCTACTGATGTCATAAAAGCATGCTCTAAAGAATTTAAAGGCTTTGCACTCATAGGGAAAGTCGACACTTACCTCAGATTGGGTCTTAACCTTGGTGTCGGTTCTTCCTGTAGTCAAAACAGTGCAGAAATTGCCCTTCAGTATTTTTGCTTGATGTCTCCAGCCTCCAAAGGGACAGTGGAAAGTCTCTGCAGACTGGCAGCGTTTCTGTTTGGTGGCTCACCTTTGACTGCGATTCGCTGTTTGAAAAACACCAAGGACAGAATTCATGGCTCAGGGCTTTTCATGTCTGTCTGCTTTTgctccgtctctctctctctctcttgctctctcaccCCTTTAGGCTGTTCCAATTTCCTCAGCATGAGCTGGTTTGTTTTCATGTTGAAGATTTCTTTCTATTCCCTCACAGCTGGGTGGGGGAGGGTGATTCTTTTATTTTCACCGGAGCAAGATGCACAACTACACATTTACTGGAAATGAATGTGTCCGTGCAAGGGGGATTGTCTTGTGGCTTTTGTATGTGCGCTTTGTCCATACAGGGTCTAAGCCTGCCTGTCTGTGTGCTGATAACCTTACCATAACTATGAGGCCACTTCAGCCAATGTCTATTTATGCATGTGGATAgaatgtgtttttttggggCCAGCAAAcccacagaaaataaaaatggctcTTCAAACTGGGCAAGGCCTCTGCTGCAAACATGGAACTTGTGGTGTTCTGGTTTTTACTTCTAGTTTGCAAGCATCAAAATAGAATGGCCATTTTGATTCATGCACAGCGTGAATTGCTCCCCAAAGGTCACATTTTCAACAAGCTGTAGCACATAACGTTAAAAGAACTCTAGGGAAACTGAACACGTTAAACAGTAAAGCAAGACAATTTGGAGATTACTACTTTTATTGCATTCTGTCAGCATAAATTTCTTTTACGTTCATGTCAGCCATTGACtcgtttaattgaaaaaaataacagaTCCACAAATAGGCAACATTATTTATCATACAAGAATGTCTGCCAGGAGTGTAACTAAATTCCCAAGTTGTGTCCATTTTGACATAGAGTTGTAAAACCGCCAGTGAAGATGGtgcaatagtaaaaaaaaaaaaaacagaacaatgAAGGGGGAAAATGAAATTTCCTTACGctcttttatattattattataattattttattattattattacagtatGTTTTATTGTACAATACTAAATGGACAGTTCCCTTTTTCTCATTGAAAAACATGTTACATAAACCTGTTAATGATTTTTGGCAGGtggttggaacggattaatggcgCTTTCATTCCTTTTAATGTGGAGAAATCTGATTTGCGATATGAATGATTTATGTCAGAAGCGTGCTCACAAACCAAATTCAACTCGGAAGTCAACGTACCATTAATAACAAATGAACCCTTTGCTCACTCGAGTGTCCCTACATAACATTTCAAGCTTAAGATCTACGATTACTAACTATTTGAATCAAGTGATTGCAATATTCAAAAGATGTCAGCCCTCATTTGTCATGCATTGTTTTGCAGAATCGGTGTCTCATCTTCTTCGTCTACGGGCTCTTCTTGCCGTATTTCTGTGTAACCTCTGCTTAAGGTCATCCTGGACAGTCTTCTTTTGACAAAGACGACTCCCACGAGCACCAGAGCTACCATGGCTATCACGGCAAATGCTACCCCTGCCTTTTCTCCGCCGGACATCTGACTCTGGTTCTGGTTAAAGCTTCTTAAAATGCTCTGAACATCTTTGGGTTCTGCAAGTTTCCAGGTCTTGGTGTTTCCGACTCTTACCCAGCTATTTTCACCTTCAGTCATCACCATTACTGTGTTGGTGGCTTTTACAGTAAGGAGCGGTGGCCTAGTAAAAGGAGGGAGATGGATTGGAAGAAGCTCCCCGCCTGTGAATAATCCCGACTGGACACAGTAAAGGATTTCACAACCATCGCTGACGGCGGCAAGATGTTGACTAAACTTGGGGGGGCAGCGACGTTGTTGCCCCGCCAAGGGGTTGTTTGACTCACAGCTGAAGAAGCCTGCGAATGGTACGGCATATTTTGTGCCAGCCTCGTAGTCCTTGCTCAAACAAATCACTTGACCGTCTGAAAGAAACTTTTGAGGCAAATAATTTCTTGGGCAGGTTTTAGAGTTGGTGATAGGGTTCAAGAGGGAAGGGCTGTAGATCCCTCCAAAGAGATACCCGGAGTTTTCCGGAGCCTCGCCACTGACCGAACACCAGTAGGTGTTTATGCGAGCCGAGCGGACGTACGAGTTGTCCTGACAAACTTGACGATGACAGTGGGACCAGTGAAAGATCCCGCATCGGTATCTCTCATCATGACATTCGTATACGCTGTAAGCTTGCTGTCTCACCTCTGATCTCAGTAAAGTAGGCGAGTAAGGTGCTCGACAGGAGAAGTCACCTGTATCCAAATTTTTCTGAGCCAGAGTGTCACACAGTGGTCCTGCATTTTGGGAAAGAGGAATACATTTTTGGTAGACGCCGCCAAAACTGAGGTTTGTTACGGGGCCGTCGCATGAAGCGTCGTCGATGTTTGCTTGAAAGTTGAAGTTCTGGGAGTTGATGTCAACGCACCCAGGGCGAGTGTTGACCTTGTAATAACGCTCTATGGCTTTGCTGACAGAATTGGCCACTTTGTTGACAGTAGGCTGTGGCAGATCAGGGAAAGTATTGACATTTATGAAGTAGGGCAGGACTAATCCTAAGCGATCAATTGCAACCAGGTTGTTTCTGGTATTTTCTTGCCACTTTTGCAGAGTGATCCCCGGGTAGAAAGGTATACTGCCGTGGCTTTCAATGAGCGAATACTGAATGTTTGACTGATATGTCTGGATTGATGAGCTCTGTTGGACGCTTTGGCTACTGATGTCAAACTTGAGTTTGTCAAAAAAGTTGAGTCCAGCCGAGGCTTTGATGGCAGAACTATCCGACGTTTTGTCCGACAGATACGAGGAACGCAAGTAGTCCTCTTCCACCAACGTAGCCCCAGCGTCGACACTGGTGATCACGTGGGTACCGTATTCCAACACCATCTTCTCTGAGAGGTAGTTTGCATTCCTTGTTTGGTTGTTTTCAATTGCATCCGCTATCTCCTTGGCTTGCTGAGCAAAACGGGAATCGAGACTGAAGTCCGGATAAGCCCGAACTGTGTAGAGGAGATTGCGAACCTGAGAATGAAATGGAATATAGTTGAGTGTTGTGCATTTTCATCTTCAGTTTTAATACAAGTAAAACTGGGACCTCTAGTGGTCAGCTAGCCACAGCTTAGCGGTCCGTAAAATAATTGCAATAATTTGTCTCCAATAAATTTGTGAATATCTACATATCATCAGCTACCTAACGTAATTgtcattttcaatatttttggaaaaaagaaaaaaaaattagaacctacattattttttatattttttattattgtaacaAAAACCTTAACCAGATGGGTGAAAAGACTGGATACAAACTACGTATacgtttttgattttttttaaaaaaaattatgataTATAACTGCATATTTAGCACAAGATTTTCAAATTTCAAGATATCCGGAAATAAATCCTCACCTGCACTCTGGTTGTGGTTGAAGAGTCTTTGACCTGATGGATTTTCATCCTCTGGTTCTCAGTCGAGAATTTACCATTCAGCAGAGAAAAGAATGACGCATCGGCATTTATACCCCGAGACGTCGAGCTTTGCTGTTCCTGCCAGGAGCTGATTATCTCAGAGTTGGTCTCCACTCCTGTCTCCTTGTGGGGTATGACAAAAACTTCATCTGGTATGAAGTAGAGTCCGTCCTCGGTGGTCTGGCAATGGAAATAACTGAGGTTTGTGACCCGACCCATATCCATGTTCCGTAGGTTATCCCAGCCTCCGCCCGGAAGAACTTCCAGGGCTGTGATTGAGAAATTAGTGGAGGTTCGACATTGTCGTAGCCAGTTGGTCGGACGGCTGACGGGAACCGACAAACAAActtggaggagagagagagccagGAGAGTCGCAGGTGCCCTCATCTTGAGTGTGTCTGAAATGTAGGCAAACACTGCTGAACTTAAGTTTCAGAAGTTCCTCCCTCTCTTATATGACCTTGTGGAGGAACTTGTTGGTTTCGCTTTTGAGGAAACGCTGCAAGTTTCACTTTTGGTTAGCTCGTCAGTGCCTAGAGTATTTGCACTctatttgataaaaaaatatatatatatatttacgagTCGAGCATTTagaacaggggtccccaaactttttcctgtgagggccacataacctttcccttctctgatggcgggccggtggcagtttgtaacagaaaaagtgtgacgatcgtaggggagcttaaaaaaattattgttttccagaaagccacacataaccaaataacggttatttaataaccctttccaggttctttacagaaaaaaagtcaggaaacaaataataacactattaatgaaataaataataactaaaccctctctgagttcttcacagaaaaaacaggaaataaataactaaataactctctctgggttcttcatagaaaaaaaaacatggaacattaactttctgttgtgccatgcacaatcttaacagataaaagttcagctcagttgtcagagcagaacctctctgacacatatgagcagtctcttaaagttcttgtgttccttccttataatccttttgtaggttccagtaggcttgtagacactgctgtcttttttgttaaagtttgatagtgcgtcatagtctggagtaaaatttgttgtggcaattcttaggcgagatccgaggtgttggtccgtttacctcgatctgtgacgggtagatgttgacgttcatgtggctgaacgtcacgtcgcgtacgtcgagccaaattggcaactcttttaaacgctcggcactgctttacttgggcgacattttaacggaaggattccaggggaaggtttgtgggtggctttagcgcaaaactgcatctgaaagctcagcgcgcaaattacaagaatgctgtcgtcacagcccacgctctaaattcgggactgatacaaatagagcgcgagtgcgccatgtccgtacacgcacttgtgagtgtgcaccgagctttctgacacggcttccggtagtaaatgcgcaggcgagcgcttccccatctactggggaaacgcagtcattgcaggcaaaatgagcaaaaaaaaaaaaaaaagtttaataatacaatttattcagggttggcgggccagattaaacggtcccgcgggccgtatccggcccgcgggccgtagtttggtgacccctgatttagaaCATTGTAATATAAATTCCAATGTCATAGGGCTACTTTGATAAAACTGTGATTTACGGGTGTGACTCAGCAACGGGTAAGTTTCCTACAGCCGTATCAGTGCTGATAAAGGTATTATCAGGTCACTGCCCACAGTAAACAATATTTATTATCATAACGTTTTGATTTCCGTAAAgcacaaactcaaggcccgggtcCAAATACGGCCCGTCTCGTCATTTTttgtggcccacgaagacaaattttgcatcgactttgccattactaaaattacaaattgtctttacttttaaaaaatagacatTGTTCGCAAGTTTTAttacattcatctttttaaaatatttaagataagataagataagaggaactttattaatctcacgtgtgagaaactgcatgtaacaacagcccgatttacaggaaggtacaagtagggggaaaaggtgcaaaaaagagacttctggaccgtagtcctccggcacaaaaaaaaaaaataaaaaataaaataaaaaaaaaaatagaatacaatataaaaagaaaaatatggaaaaataacaacaattgtagtaaaactaaaaatataagctatgaatatttacaaaaagaggataaaaatgtagtggtaaagtgtcgtaaagtgtatga
This genomic window contains:
- the prf1.5 gene encoding perforin 1.5, with the translated sequence MPGFQRSRFVSLVLALPLILEVGRVRACRFGSATECEKAPFVPGYNLAGEGFDVVRLRRTGAYVINVKGHLADNHTCTLCPNRFHGGEIQRLPAAVLDWRPFSRCSKHLSSALHHSVESLLRSSNSLVNNNWSVGLSLDPYGKVALGGSRSDLAKFAQSQHSVDKATFAIHEISCTYYSYRLADHPQLSTEFTKHVSRLPQNLKTSHSRALYRRLIDTYGTHYIHQVQLGGKVRRITAFRTCLATLKGFTEREIKNCLNVELRMALGFLPANASYSNKCDGLMKGNISMGFYQGFMTHKIEVTGGEKYFPDILYQQDPSEAYHSWMNSLHDYPDVISYGIFPLHHLVEDTQISANLRAIISEYIQENKLQEDQLGLKNCSPTPNLDHNCCPQRAGRGSLKLDIHRAARLKADTFTKTDAYVKIFYNGMYEETETVMDDNNPVWNATYYFSSVEVGQVLRFEVWDRDVLYNDLAGVCLIFPQRGTHSLSCQLRKGVLYFSYSIKCDTHLSGFRCGQYSPTAE
- the mpeg1.1 gene encoding macrophage expressed 1, tandem duplicate 1; the protein is MRAPATLLALSLLQVCLSVPVSRPTNWLRQCRTSTNFSITALEVLPGGGWDNLRNMDMGRVTNLSYFHCQTTEDGLYFIPDEVFVIPHKETGVETNSEIISSWQEQQSSTSRGINADASFFSLLNGKFSTENQRMKIHQVKDSSTTTRVQVRNLLYTVRAYPDFSLDSRFAQQAKEIADAIENNQTRNANYLSEKMVLEYGTHVITSVDAGATLVEEDYLRSSYLSDKTSDSSAIKASAGLNFFDKLKFDISSQSVQQSSSIQTYQSNIQYSLIESHGSIPFYPGITLQKWQENTRNNLVAIDRLGLVLPYFINVNTFPDLPQPTVNKVANSVSKAIERYYKVNTRPGCVDINSQNFNFQANIDDASCDGPVTNLSFGGVYQKCIPLSQNAGPLCDTLAQKNLDTGDFSCRAPYSPTLLRSEVRQQAYSVYECHDERYRCGIFHWSHCHRQVCQDNSYVRSARINTYWCSVSGEAPENSGYLFGGIYSPSLLNPITNSKTCPRNYLPQKFLSDGQVICLSKDYEAGTKYAVPFAGFFSCESNNPLAGQQRRCPPKFSQHLAAVSDGCEILYCVQSGLFTGGELLPIHLPPFTRPPLLTVKATNTVMVMTEGENSWVRVGNTKTWKLAEPKDVQSILRSFNQNQSQMSGGEKAGVAFAVIAMVALVLVGVVFVKRRLSRMTLSRGYTEIRQEEPVDEEDETPILQNNA